A genomic region of Trifolium pratense cultivar HEN17-A07 linkage group LG3, ARS_RC_1.1, whole genome shotgun sequence contains the following coding sequences:
- the LOC123915798 gene encoding protein DJ-1 homolog D-like, whose protein sequence is MAPKRVLLLCGDFMEDYEGMVPFQALQAFGVSVDAVCPGKKSGDVCRTAVHILSGGQTYTETVGHNFALNATFDEIDHTSYDGLWLPGGRAPEYLAHIPSVVELVAKFVKSGKEIACICHGHLILAAAGVVEGRTCTAYPPVKPVLIAAGAHWVEPDTMSTTVVDGNLITAPTYEGHPELLRHFVKALGGKISGSDKKILFICGDYMEDYEVKVPFQSLQALGCHVDAVCPSKKAGDTCPTAVHDFEGDQTYSEKPGHNFALTANFDDVNASGYDALVIPGGRSPEYLSLNESVISLVKHFMESNKPVASICHGQQILAAAGVLKGRKCTAYPAVKLNVVLSGATWLEPDPISRCFTDGNLVTGAAWPGHPEFISQLMALLGIQVSF, encoded by the exons ATGGCTCCCAAAAGGGTTCTTCTCCTCTGCGGTGACTTCATGGAAGACTATGAA GGTATGGTTCCTTTTCAGGCATTACAAGCCTTTGGTGTTTCTGTCGATGCTGTTTGTCCTGGAAAAAAGTCCGGTGACGTCTGCCGCACCGCCGTCCATATCCTTTCCGGTGGCCAG ACTTATACCGAGACAGTTGGTCACAATTTTGCACTCAATGCAACTTTTGATGAAATTGATCATACAAGCTATGATGGGTTGTGGTTACCGGGAGGAAGGGCGCCGGAGTATCTTGCACACATTCCTAGTGTTGTGGAGCTAGTTGCTAAGTTTGTCAAATCTGGAAAAGAAATTGCTTGCATTTGTCATGGACATTTGATTCTGGCAGCTGCTGGTGTAGTTGAAGGTCGTACGTGCACAGCTTATCCTCCTGTCAAACCAGTATTGATTGCTGCTGGCGCTCATTGGGTTGAACCTGACACCATGTCAACAACTGTGGTGGATGGTAATCTCATTACCGCACCTACTTATGAAGGGCACCCTGAACTTCTTCGCCATTTTGTCAAGGCATTAGGAGGCAAAATAAGTGGTTCTGATAAGAAAATCCTCTTTATTTGTGGG GATTACATGGAAGATTATGAGGTCAAGGTTCCTTTTCAGTCTCTTCAGGCTTTAGGATGCCACGTTGATGCAGTTTGCCCCTCAAAGAAGGCCGGTGACACTTGCCCAACTGCTGTTCATGATTTTGAAGGAGATCAAACTTACAGTGAGAAGCCAGGACACAATTTTGCTTTAACTGCGAACTTTGATGATGTCAATGCTTCAGGCTATGATGCTCTTGTCATCCCTGGAGGCCGATCACCCGAGTACTTGTCATTGAATGAGTCTGTTATTTCCTTGGTGAAGCATTTCATGGAAAGCAATAAGCCAGTTGCATCAATCTGTCACGGTCAACAGATTTTAGCTGCCGCTGGTGTTCTCAAG GGAAGGAAATGCACTGCTTATCCGGCTGTGAAGCTTAATGTGGTTTTGTCAGGAGCAACATGGTTGGAGCCTGACCCCATAAGCCGCTGCTTCACTGATGGAAATTTGGTTACAGGAGCTGCATGGCCAGGGCACCCTGagttcatttctcagttgaTGGCACTACTTGGTATTCAAGTATCTTTCTAG
- the LOC123916717 gene encoding protein DJ-1 homolog D-like, which produces MAPKRVLLLCGDFMEDYEAMVPFQALQAFGITVDAVCPGKKSGDVCRTAAQFLSGFQTYTEIVGHNFTLNATFDEIDDKNYDGLWLPGGRAPEYLAHIPAVVELVAKFANSGKGIVCLCHSQMLLAAAGVLEGRACTAFSPVKPVLVAAGAHWVEPDSLATTVVDGNFITAPTYEGNPEVLRHFVKALGGKISVSDKKILFICGDYMEDYEVKVPFQSLQALGCHVDAVCPSKKAGDTCPTAIHDFEGDQTYSEKPGHNFTLTSTFDDVDASGYDALVIPGGRSPEYLALNESVISWVKHFMESNKPVASICHGQQILAAAGVLKGRKCTAYPAVKLNVVLSGATWLEPDPISRCFTDRNLVTGAAWLGHPEFITQLMALLGIQVSF; this is translated from the exons ATGGCTCCCAAAAGGGTTCTTCTCCTTTGTGGTGACTTCATGGAAGACTATGAA GCTATGGTTCCTTTTCAGGCATTGCAAGCATTTGGTATCACCGTCGATGCTGTTTGTCCCGGAAAAAAATCTGGTGATGTCTGCCGCACCGCCGCCCAATTTCTCTCCGGCTTCCAG ACTTATACTGAGATAGTTGGTCACAATTTTACACTCAATGCAACTTTTGATGAAATTGATGATAAAAACTATGATGGGTTGTGGTTGCCGGGAGGAAGGGCGCCTGAGTATCTTGCTCACATTCCTGCTGTTGTGGAGCTAGTGGCTAAGTTTGCCAATTCTGGTAAAGGAATTGTTTGCCTTTGTCATTCACAGATGCTTCTAGCAGCTGCTGGTGTACTTGAAGGTCGTGCGTGCACAGCTTTTTCTCCTGTCAAACCAGTATTGGTTGCTGCTGGCGCTCATTGGGTTGAACCTGACTCCTTGGCAACAACTGTGGTGGATGGTAATTTCATTACTGCACCTACTTATGAAGGGAACCCTGAAGTTCTTCGCCATTTTGTCAAGGCATTAGGAGGCAAAATAAGTGTTTCTGATAAGAAAATCCTCTTTATTTGTGGG GATTACATGGAAGATTATGAGGTCAAAGTTCCTTTTCAGTCTCTTCAGGCTTTAGGATGCCATGTTGATGCAGTTTGCCCCTCAAAGAAGGCTGGCGACACTTGCCCAACTGCTATTCATGATTTTGAAGGAGATCAAACTTACAGTGAGAAGCCAGGGCACAATTTTACTTTAACTTCAACCTTTGATGATGTTGATGCTTCAGGCTACGATGCTCTTGTCATCCCTGGAGGCCGATCACCTGAGTACTTGGCATTGAATGAGTCTGTTATTTCCTGGGTGAAGCATTTCATGGAAAGCAATAAGCCAGTTGCATCAATCTGTCATGGTCAACAGATTTTAGCTGCTGCTGGTGTTCTCAAG GGAAGGAAATGCACTGCTTATCCGGCTGTGAAGCTTAATGTGGTTTTGTCAGGAGCAACATGGCTGGAGCCTGACCCCATAAGCCGCTGCTTCACTGATCGAAATTTGGTGACCGGAGCTGCATGGCTAGGGCACCCTGAGTTCATTACTCAGTTGATGGCATTACTTGGTATTCAGGTATCTTTCTAG
- the LOC123916716 gene encoding cold-responsive protein kinase 1-like, translated as MVLQLKLVFITLVCWNIVINYDCVVLGDSQTSIVLNNGCSTYNAPNLRSFYANINGTFLDLRNQISNQSKHFATSQQAIGEVIVYSMFQCRNYLSKNDCVGCFNIASTKIRNCSASNGARLIYDGCFLRYESERFYDQTTQPGSGISCGNKTSKEGTAFETIGQKVLMDLQLATPKIKGFFAATKTQVTPSSNSSIYAIAQCVETATESSCLNCMTGGYNNLQTCLPNTDGRAYDAGCFMRYSETPFFADNQTIDITTYLNKGGSSNKWAIIGGVVGGVGLLVIILAILVWRRYRKPKRTPRGNILGATELKGPVNYKYSDLKAATKNFSDENKLGEGGFGDVYKGTLKNGNVVAVKKLVLGKSSKIDNDFESEVKLISNVHHRNLVRLLGCCSKNQERILVYEYMANSSLDKFLFGDKQGSLNWKQRCDIIFGTAKGLAYLHEEFHISIIHRDIKTSNILLDDNLHPKIADFGLARLLPGDRSHLSTGFAGTLGYTAPEYAIHGQLSEKADTYSYGIVVLEIISGQKSTELKADDDGEYLLQKTWKLHERGVHLELVDKVLDPNDYDGEEVKKVIEIALMCTQASAGMRPTMSEVVALLQTKSLVEHLQPTMPVFVETNLRTREGHSTSTGGSSTSNATASISVLSAR; from the exons ATGGTGCTCCAACTCAAGCTAGTGTTCATAACGTTGGTGTGTTGGAACATAGTAATTAATTATGATTGTGTAGTACTTGGTGATTCACAAACAAGTATAGTACTAAACAATGGATGTAGCACATATAACGCACCAAATTTACGTAGCTTCTATGCAAATATTAATGGAACATTTTTAGATTTGAGAAACCAAATTAGCAATCAAAGCAAACACTTTGCCACATCACAACAAGCCATAGGAGAGGTAATAGTATATTCTATGTTTCAATGTAGAAATTACCTCTCCAAAAATGATTGTGTTGGTTGCTTCAATATTGCTTCTACTAAAATTCGTAATTGTTCAGCTTCTAATGGTGCTAGACTCATCTATGATGGGTGTTTCCTAAG GTACGAGAGTGAAAGATTCTACGACCAAACAACTCAACCTGGAAGTGGTATATCATGTGGGAACAAGACATCAAAAGAAGGCACTGCATTTGAAACAATTGGACAAAAAGTACTAATGGATCTTCAATTAGCAACACCAAAAATTAAAGGGTTTTTTGCAGCTACTAAGACACAAGTGACTCCTAGTAGTAACAGTTCAATTTATGCCATTGCACAATGTGTTGAAACTGCCACAGAAAGTAGTTGTTTAAATTGCATGACAGGTGGATACAACAACTTGCAAACTTGTCTTCCTAACACAGATGGTAGAGCTTATGATGCAGGGTGTTTTATGAGATACTCAGAGACGCCCTTTTTTGCTGATAATCAGACTATTGATATCACAACCTATTTAAATAAAG GAGGTTCAAGCAACAAATGGGCCATTATAGGTGGTGTTGTTGGAGGTGTAGGACTTCTGGTGATCATTCTTGCAATTTTAGTTTGGCGCCGATACAGAAAACCCAAGAGGACTCCTAGAG GTAACATATTGGGAGCAACTGAGTTGAAAGGTCCAGTTAACTACAAGTATAGTGATTTGAAAGCTGCAACAAAAAACTTTAGTgatgaaaacaaattaggaGAAGGAGGCTTTGGTGATGTATACAAG GGTACTCTGAAAAATGGAAATGTTGTAGCAGTGAAGAAACTAGTTTTGGGCAAATCAAGCAAAATAGACAATGATTTTGAAAGTGAAGTAAAGCTTATAAGCAATGTTCATCATAGGAATCTTGTTAGACTTCTTGGTTGTTGCAGTAAAAATCAAGAGAGAATTCTTGTCTATGAATACATGGCAAACAGCAGCCTAGACAAATTCTTATTTG GTGACAAACAAGGTTCCCTCAATTGGAAACAAAGGTGTGATATAATTTTTGGCACAGCAAAGGGATTGGCTTATCTACATGAGGAATTCCACATTTCCATTATACATAGAGATATAAAGACTAGCAATATCCTCCTTGATGATAATCTTCACCCTAAAATTGCTGATTTTGGATTGGCGCGGCTTTTGCCAGGAGATCGTTCTCATTTAAGCACGGGATTTGCAGGAACATT GGGATACACAGCACCAGAGTATGCAATCCATGGTCAATTATCAGAAAAGGCTGATACCTACAGCTATGGTATTGTAGTCCTTGAAATCATAAGCGGTCAGAAGAGTACCGAACTAAAGGCCGATGATGATGGTGAATACCTTCTTCAAAAG ACATGGAAACTGCATGAGAGAGGCGTGCACTTGGAGCTTGTGGACAAGGTCTTAGACCCTAATGACTATGATGGAGAAGAAGTGAAGAAAGTGATAGAGATTGCTTTAATGTGTACTCAAGCATCAGCTGGAATGAGACCAACAATGTCTGAAGTAGTAGCCCTACTCCAAACCAAGAGCTTAGTGGAACACCTGCAACCAACTATGCCGGTGTTTGTAGAAACGAATCTTAGGACTCGAGAAGGCCACTCTACCTCAACTGGGGGATCTTCTACATCTAATGCTACTGCATCCATCTCTGTTCTATCGGCTCGATGA
- the LOC123915071 gene encoding cold-responsive protein kinase 1-like, translating into MRRQQLNLLITTLIILSSSCSLTQADPQTCLINKGCSTYNATNLSNFYKNLKATLLDLQSKIGNENKHFATAQSARGADPVFALFQCRNYLSNSDCSACFAVAAAQIRNCSAGCNGARVIYDGCFLRYESNGFFDQTTLPGNSVLCGTKKANGTTAYNATAQQLLLDLKTATPKIPGFFAATKTPIAGNAIYAIAQCAETVTDGGCLACLKVGFNNIQGCFPNTDGIAFDAGCFMRYSEIPFFADNQTIDITPFLKQGSSSNKGAIIVGAVGGVALVLILLALFLWLRLKKKPKRHHRGDILGATELKGPVTYRYNDLKSATKNFSDENKLGEGGFGNVYKGTLKNGNVVAVKKLNLGHSGKMDEQFESEVKLISNVHHRNLVRLLGCCSKGQERILVYEYMANNSLDRFLFGEKKGSLNWMQRYDIILGTARGLAYLHEDFHVSIIHRDIKTGNILLDDDFQPKIADFGLARLLPEDQSHLSTRFAGTLGYTAPEYAIHGQLSVKADAYSFGVVVLEIISGQKSSELREDADGEFLLQRAWKLYEVDRHLELIDKTLNPSDYDAEEVKKFIAIALLCTQATAATRPTMSEIVVLLKSKNFVEHMKPTMPVFVNSNLKPQNRTDTYSSTASASSTSNATVATSILSAR; encoded by the exons ATGCGACGTCAACAACTCAACCTCCTAATAACTACCTTAATCATCTTGTCATCTTCATGTAGCTTAACACAAGCTGATCCTCAAACATGTTTAATCAACAAAGGTTGTAGCACATACAACGCAACAAACTTATCAAATTTCTACAAAAATCTAAAAGCAACATTGTTAGACTTGCAATCAAAAATAGGAAATGAAAACAAACATTTTGCTACGGCACAATCAGCTAGAGGAGCAGATCCTGTTTTTGCTTTGTTTCAGTGTAGAAATTATCTCTCTAATTCTGATTGTTCCGCTTGTTTCGCCGTTGCCGCTGCACAAATCCGGAATTGCTCCGCTGGTTGCAACGGTGCTCGTGTTATTTATGATGGTTGCTTCCTTAG GTATGAAAGCAATGGATTCTTCGACCAAACAACTCTACCTGGCAACAGTGTTCTTTGTGGAACCAAAAAAGCAAATGGAACCACTGCTTATAATGCAACAGCACAACAACTACTATTGGATCTAAAAACAGCAACACCTAAAATTCCTGGTTTCTTTGCAGCTACCAAGACACCAATTGCTGGAAATGCAATATATGCTATTGCACAATGTGCTGAAACAGTCACTGATGGTGGTTGTTTAGCTTGCTTAAAAGTTGGATTCAACAACATACAAGGTTGTTTTCCTAATACAGATGGTATAGCATTTGATGCTGGTTGTTTTATGAGATACTCAGAGATACCTTTCTTTGCTGATAACCAAACCATTGATATTACACCCTTCTTGAAACAAG GAAGTTCAAGTAACAAGGGAGCAATTATTGTTGGTGCTGTTGGAGGTGTAGCCCTTGTTCTGATCCTCCTTGCACTATTTCTTTGGCTTAGGCTCAAGAAGAAACCCAAGAGACATCATAGAG GTGACATATTGGGAGCAACTGAGTTGAAAGGTCCAGTTACTTACCGGTACAATGATTTGAAGTCGGCAACAAAAAATTTTAGTGATGAAAATAAATTAGGCGAAGGAGGTTTTGGAAATGTATACAAG GGCACTCTAAAAAATGGTAACGTAGTAGCTGTCAAGAAATTGAATTTAGGCCATTCTGGCAAGATGGATGAACAATTTGAAAGTGAAGTGAAGCTTATAAGTAATGTTCATCACAGGAATTTAGTTCGACTTCTCGGATGTTGTAGTAAAGGCCAAGAGAGAATCCTTGTTTATGAATACATGGCAAACAACAGCCTTGACAGATTCTTATTTG GTGAAAAGAAGGGTTCCCTCAACTGGATGCAAAGGTATGATATAATTTTAGGCACGGCAAGAGGTTTGGCCTATCTGCATGAAGATTTCCATGTTAGCATCATACATAGGGATATAAAGACCGGCAACATTCTCTTAGATGATGATTTTCAGCCTAAAATTGCTGATTTTGGGTTGGCAAGACTTCTACCAGAAGATCAATCTCATCTTAGCACAAGATTTGCAGGAACATT GGGATACACTGCACCAGAATATGCTATACATGGTCAGTTATCAGTGAAGGCTGATGCCTACAGTTTCGGGGTTGTAGTCCTAGAAATAATAAGCGGCCAAAAGAGTAGTGAGTTGAGGGAAGATGCTGATGGTGAATTCCTTCTTCAAAGG GCATGGAAACTATACGAGGTAGATCGACACTTAGAGTTAATTGACAAGACATTGAACCCTAGCGACTATGATGCAGAAGAAGTCAAAAAGTTTATAGCAATTGCTTTACTTTGCACTCAAGCAACAGCTGCTACAAGACCAACTATGTCTGAAATAGTAGTTCTACTCAAAAGCAAGAACTTTGTGGAGCATATGAAACCAACTATGCCTGTCTTTGTTAACTCTAACTTGAAGCCTCAGAATCGGACAGACACATATTCCTCGACTGCTTCTGCTTCTTCTACATCTAATGCTACTGTTGCCACTTCTATATTATCAGCTAGGTGA
- the LOC123915706 gene encoding cold-responsive protein kinase 1-like, whose translation MRRQQLNLLITTLITLLCSWNLTQADPQTRLINKGCSTYNATNLSNFYQNLNATLLDLKSQIGNENKHFATAQSAKGANPVYALFQCRNYLSNSDCSACFAVAAAQIRNCSAGSNGARVIYDGCFLRYESNGFFDQTTLPGNSVLCGTKTANGATTFNAAAQQLLLDLQTATPKIPGFFAATKTPVAGNAIYAIAQCAETVTESGCLDCLTVGFTNIQGCFPNTDGEAFDAGCFMRYSEKSFFADNQTIDITPFLKQASSSKKGAIIGGVVGGVVLVLILLVLFVWLRLKKKPKRRRRGDILGATELRGPVTYRYNDLKSATKNFSDENKLGEGGFGDVYKGTLKNGNVVAVKKLILGHSGKMDEQFESEVKLISNVHHRNLVRLLGCCSKGQERILVYEYMANNSLDKFLFGEKKGSLNWMQRYDIILGTARGLAYLHEDFHVCIIHRDIKTGNILLDDDLQPKIADFGLARLLPEDQSHLSTRFAGTLGYTAPEYAIHGQLSVKADAYSFGVVVLEIISGQKSSELREDADGEFLLQRAWKLYEVDRHLELVDKTLNPSDYDAEEVKKVIAIALLCTQATASTRPTMSEIVVLFKSKNFVEHMKPTMPVFVNSNLRPQSRTDTSTSTASSTSNATVSTSILSAR comes from the exons ATGCGACGACAACAACTCAACCTCCTAATAACTACCTTAATCACCTTATTGTGTTCATGGAACCTAACACAAGCTGATCCTCAAACACGTTTAATAAACAAAGGTTGTAGCACATACAACGCAACAAACTTATCAAATTTCTACCAAAATCTAAACGCAACTTTGTTAGACTTAAAATCACAAATAGGAAATGAAAACAAGCATTTTGCAACGGCACAATCAGCTAAAGGAGCAAATCCTGTTTATGCTTTGTTTCAGTGTAGGAATTATCTCTCTAATTCTGATTGTTCAGCTTGTTTCGCTGTTGCCGCTGCACAAATCCGGAATTGCTCCGCTGGTTCCAACGGTGCTCGTGTTATTTATGATGGTTGCTTCCTTAG GTATGAGAGCAATGGATTCTTCGACCAAACAACTCTACCTGGCAACAGTGTTCTTTGTGGAACCAAAACAGCAAATGGAGCCACTACTTTTAATGCAGCTGCACAACAACTACTATTGGATCTACAAACAGCAACACCAAAAATTCCTGGTTTCTTTGCAGCTACCAAAACACCAGTTGCTGGAAATGCAATCTATGCTATTGCACAATGTGCTGAAACAGTTACTGAAAGTGGTTGTTTAGATTGCTTAACTGTTGGATTCACCAACATACAAGGTTGTTTTCCTAATACAGATGGTGAAGCATTTGATGCTGGTTGTTTTATGAGATACTCAGAGAAATCTTTCTTTGCTGATAATCAAACCATTGATATCACACCCTTCTTGAAACAAG CAAGTTCAAGTAAGAAGGGAGCAATTATTGGTGGTGTTGTTGGAGGTGTAGTCCTTGTTCTGATCCTCCTTGTACTATTTGTTTGGCTTAGGCTCAAGAAGAAACCCAAGAGACGTCGTAGAG GTGACATATTGGGAGCAACTGAGTTAAGAGGTCCGGTTACTTACCGGTATAATGATTTGAAGTCTGCAACAAAAAATTTTAGTGATGAAAATAAATTAGGAGAAGGAGGTTTTGGAGATGTATACAAG GGCACTTTAAAAAATGGTAATGTAGTAGCTGTCAAGAAATTGATTTTAGGCCATTCCGGAAAGATGGATGAACAATTTGAAAGTGAAGTGAAGCTTATAAGTAATGTTCATCACAGGAATTTAGTTCGACTTCTCGGATGTTGTAGTAAAGGCCAAGAGAGAATCCTTGTTTATGAATACATGGCAAACAACAGCCTTGACAAATTCTTATTTG GTGAAAAGAAGGGTTCCCTGAACTGGATGCAAAGGTATGATATAATTTTAGGCACGGCAAGAGGTTTGGCCTATCTGCACGAGGATTTCCATGTTTGCATTATACATAGGGATATAAAGACTGGCAACATTCTCTTAGACGATGATCTTCAGCCTAAAATTGCTGATTTTGGGTTGGCAAGGCTTTTACCAGAAGATCAATCTCATCTTAGCACAAGATTTGCAGGAACATT GGGATACACTGCACCAGAATATGCAATACATGGTCAGTTATCAGTGAAGGCTGATGCCTACAGTTTTGGTGTTGTAGTCCTAGAAATCATAAGTGGCCAAAAGAGCAGTGAGTTGAGGGAAGATGCTGATGGTGAATTCCTTCTTCAAAGG GCATGGAAACTATACGAGGTAGATAGACACTTGGAGTTAGTTGACAAGACATTGAACCCTAGTGACTATGATGCAGAAGAAGTGAAAAAAGTTATAGCAATTGCTTTACTTTGCACTCAAGCAACAGCTTCTACAAGACCAACTATGTCTGAAATAGTAGTTCTATTCAAAAGCAAGAACTTTGTGGAGCATATGAAACCAACTATGCCTGTCTTTGTTAACTCTAACTTGAGGCCTCAGAGTCGGACAGACACATCTACCTCGACTGCTTCTTCTACATCTAATGCTACTGTTTCCACTTCTATATTATCAGCTAGATGA